The DNA segment TCGCAGTCCCGGCCCCAACCGGACGGCTTTACGCCAACGAGGTGATGGATCATGCGTATACCCGCTATAACGTGACCGAGGAAACGAAAAAAGAAATCGATCCGCTGGTCCACAAGCAGGACCACTGAACAGGGAATGACAAAGGTGCGACGCACCCATCACCATCTGGCTGAGACTGAGATACACAAGTATGGCGACGCTGAAACGAGATGGTGGACAGCCCTATAGCCGGTATGCCATTAACAATGATGTGCAGAACCACATCGTGCTCACCTTGATCCACCGGACGCCCTCATGCACTGTTATTATTGTTGGCGCACCTTCCTGTTCGGCTTGAACGGTGGTAAAACAGGACTCCTGAGCGGCACTGAATATGTGGTGCTGGGCGAGGATCTTTAGGGAGAGAACATGACAAAGTCAGAAACGGTCAGTCGCCGGATCGATGTGCTAGCTATCGGTTTATTTGGTCTCGCCGTTGGAGCCTTAACCGTTGGCATGGCACAAATCGGACAAATTCCAGCGGTGGATAAAGTGGGGGTGCTGGTCATTGCGCTGATATTTGGCGGTCTAGTGCAGGTGCTCGCCGGGGTTGCCGACATTCGATACAACGAACAGCTTGGAGGGACAGCCCTCACCATGTACGGTTTCTTCTGGTTCACCGTGTCGTTAGCCCAGTTGGTCAGTATGAGCACGACCTTCCATTTTGATAGCGCCCTATTTGTCCCGATCAACCTTGTGTACGTTTTCTTCTCCGCAGTCATGGTTTATTTAACCGCATACCGGTCTGTTGCCTTAAGCCTCCTCCATGCCATCATCACCCTGACATTTGTCTCCACCGTCTGCATGAGGCTGAATCTGATATCGGAGACGCTTCCGGGGTTGGCTCATCTAGCAGTCGGAATCCTCGCCTTTTATCACGCAATTGGCAGTCTCTCGCAGGCCTATACCGGCAAAGCGATTGTGCCACTTGGCCCCCCGATGCTCCACCATCGGACACTAAGAAATGCGCAGGTGGAGTTGACAGGGTCGCTAGAAGTCAATTGAACAGGGACGTGACACGTGTCCCAACAACAATTTAGTTACTTGAACTGTAACGCAAAGCAATCGCTGCTGGGCACAGATTTATGGGAATAGGATACATGTCAACCTTATGCTTGTTCTGCTAATTGGTCTGATTTTTTGCTATGGGTCCGGCATCCTGCTTCCGTTCTGTGTCCCCCGAAAGCCACAGATCCAAGGAATGCTGGGCAGTGCCTGCTCCTCTGTGGCCAGCCTCATCGGTATCGCATTGGGGCTCGGCGGGCTGGTCGCGGCTGAACCGCTGACGGCCTCCGTTGCATCGCTCATTCCCCTTCTCTCTTTTGCGGTCCGGCTCGATCCACTCTCCTCCTTCTTCGTCCTGACCATCTCCCTCGCGGGCCTCGCCACCTCCATCTATGCCATGAGTTATCTCAAAGAGTTCCACGGCCGGGTCTCCGTGGCCATGCTGGCAGCCTTGACGAACGGGTTCCTCCTCTCGATGATACTCGTCGTCATCGCCGACAACGGATTCTTCTTCCTCATGGCCTGGGAGCTGATGTCGCTCGTCTCCTACTTCCTCGTCGTCACAGAACATGAGAAAGCGGAGGTCCGCGACGCCGGCTTCTTCTACCTGGTCATGACCCACGTCGGCACCGCCTTTGTGGTCCTGACCTATTTGGTCCTCTTTCAATCGGCCGGATCCTTCTCCTTTGAATCCTTTCGTCATCCGGAGCAGGCCTTGCCAGACGGCATGAAGACCCTGGTTTTTCTCGCGGCCTTGATCGGCTTCGGAACCAAAGCCGGGATTGTGCCCTTGCATGGCTGGTTACCCCTTGCCCATCCGGCCGCACCCTCGCATATCTCCGCCCTCATGTCCGGCGTCATGATCAAGACCGCGATCTATGCCCTCATCCGGGTCTATTTCGATTTTCTCGGCGGACAGTTCCCCTGGTGGTGGGGCTTCACAGTCCTGCTCGTCGGAACCCTCTCCGCCCTGCTCGGTGTGATGTATGCGCTCATGGAGCACGACCTCAAGCGGCTCCTGGCATTTCACAGCGTGGAAAACATCGGCATCATTTTGATGGGGATCGGCGCAGGGATGATCTTTCAAACCTACGGACTCACAGAGTTCGCGGCGTTGGGATTACTGGCCGCGCTCTACCACACCATCAACCATGCCCTGTTCAAAACATTACTCTTTATGGGAGCGGGGTCACTGCTCTACGCCACCCATACGCGCAACATGGAAGAATATGGCGGACTGCTGCGGCGTATGCCCTGGACCGGTCTCTTTTTCCTCATCGGCGCCCTGTCGATCTCAGCCCTCCCTCCGACCAATGGATTCATCAGCGAATGGCTGCTGTTCCAAACGCTCTTTCTCAGCTTTCAGCTTCCGGCTCTCTTCCTCAAGC comes from the Nitrospirota bacterium genome and includes:
- a CDS encoding carboxypeptidase regulatory-like domain-containing protein, with translation MTDVPPGTYKLVIWHPYIRTTTEQIVTIGPKGAVQANIAVPAPTGRLYANEVMDHAYTRYNVTEETKKEIDPLVHKQDH
- a CDS encoding acetate uptake transporter; amino-acid sequence: MTKSETVSRRIDVLAIGLFGLAVGALTVGMAQIGQIPAVDKVGVLVIALIFGGLVQVLAGVADIRYNEQLGGTALTMYGFFWFTVSLAQLVSMSTTFHFDSALFVPINLVYVFFSAVMVYLTAYRSVALSLLHAIITLTFVSTVCMRLNLISETLPGLAHLAVGILAFYHAIGSLSQAYTGKAIVPLGPPMLHHRTLRNAQVELTGSLEVN
- the hyfB gene encoding hydrogenase 4 subunit B, producing MLVLLIGLIFCYGSGILLPFCVPRKPQIQGMLGSACSSVASLIGIALGLGGLVAAEPLTASVASLIPLLSFAVRLDPLSSFFVLTISLAGLATSIYAMSYLKEFHGRVSVAMLAALTNGFLLSMILVVIADNGFFFLMAWELMSLVSYFLVVTEHEKAEVRDAGFFYLVMTHVGTAFVVLTYLVLFQSAGSFSFESFRHPEQALPDGMKTLVFLAALIGFGTKAGIVPLHGWLPLAHPAAPSHISALMSGVMIKTAIYALIRVYFDFLGGQFPWWWGFTVLLVGTLSALLGVMYALMEHDLKRLLAFHSVENIGIILMGIGAGMIFQTYGLTEFAALGLLAALYHTINHALFKTLLFMGAGSLLYATHTRNMEEYGGLLRRMPWTGLFFLIGALSISALPPTNGFISEWLLFQTLFLSFQLPALFLKLMLPIAAAILALTGVLALACFAKAFGISFLALARSTHARQAEEVPIAMRIAMGSLALLCVGLGLAPMIVVPLLDRITGPLTGLSISDKVLALDGWALAPVNMEFSSVSTPMLAVMLLLCGLLGLVLAFLFGGQLVTRSYKTWGCGITLSPRMAYTATGFTQPIKRVFSTIYQPTIKLETEFLEESRYFAKQRKFEFHIEPIFEQYLYGPVVRVFLGIADRLRILQGGSLHLYLAYIFVTLVVLLLFAV